The genomic interval TGCCTAACGGTTTGCCAAATCAACTTTCTGCAACTCCACCTACTGATCTTTTTACCTTTCCTCCGAAACTTTTTCAGCGTCTAGTCGTTGCTCGAttaatttccctttttttattaatcttTGCAGAAGCATCCTGCTTATGAGTATTTAATGGGTACTCAAGTTTTTACGAGTTAGTTGAACATATTTCTGTACCATCAAAAAGCACTAAATAAATCTGAATTTCGATATTAGAAAGGCACATAAACCTGGCCCAtgttataataaaataaaaacgcattatataactatttttaaaatacgCATTAATTCACTAAATTCTATATTTTTCAGCAGGCGTCTCCCACATGTTACTTGAAAATAGTAGAACACTTGTTTCTTGCGCAGCTCCTCGTAATTGCATTTACAATTAGAACTGAAATTACCTTCACAGCTGTTTGCTACAATTCCGACACCTTTTCCGCTCCAAACCGCAAAAAGGATCAGATGCGATCCTTTCGTCAATTTCATGTCCGTGTGGCTCGTGTGTGCTTCCCCGTCAGCTGTTCTTTCTCAGATTTTCCTCGGCTCGACTTCTGTTCCGGCGGCATCTTCCAGTTCTTCAACTtcttcagcttcagtttcagcttcAGTTCAGCTACTGCAGCATTCTGCATTATTATTCGCCCTCTGCGCGCCAACAACTTCTTAAGTCGAATCCTGATCCCACCAGCAGCTGGCCTGGAATTCTGCTGCCGCTCCTGCTGGCCGAACAAAGGATACCCTGCGGGGTCGCAGGACTCGCTTGTTTGTCAAGAGGTCAATAATCTCGGATGGGGTGACTGCCGATTTCGGTTAGGGGAAGCGGAGTTGGGCGGAGTTCATGCTGAAATCTTAGCTAAATCTAATTTGGAGTTTTGCTAGAGAGGCATTtgcaatataataaaaagtaagaTAACACAATTTTAGTGAGTTAGAAAATGCTTGTAATATATCTACACTATGTACTATAATTTCTTTCATTCTGATAGAGTTTCTGATGCTTATCATCTTCCATTAAATCTTAGGATTCCTCACCTCTTAATACCGAAACTCCTTTGTATCTTTTGTATCAATTGTATCTTGCATCTCCGCGATTCAATCGCCCCATTCCGTGTGTCTTGCCCCGTTGTCATTAGCGCTGAATACAAATATGCAACATTTATCGATCAAGGATGTGATGCGGGTGATACcccacctcctgctcctgcccctCTCCCTCCACTCCTCTCTGCTACTTGCAAGGGATGTGTCCTGAGGAAATCAGAGACAAAGTGTAGGTAGAAATCTAGGTAGCCGTTGGCCCTGCGAAAGGTAGGAAATTAGATGTTATTGTATAAGGACACACCGGGCCGTAGATAATAACGATAATGAACAGGAGTAGCGCGCGCCAATTTTGGATGGATTTTGGTAGGGAACAGCTGATGTTGCAGAGGGAAACCCTGGATGGATCATCTGAGTAAGTGGATGCAGTGGATTTGCGGGGGAGTTGAGATTTCGTTTCAGTTCCTTTTTCTTCCtgctttctttgcttttctttttttgcccTGCAGCACGTGACTGCCTTTGgcgccttttttttttgtgtgctgcCCCTGACAAATTACTCAGTTGAAAGAGTTGGTGCTGAAAGAGGAGATCGATCGGGTATTGGGTTACGAAATCTGAAATACACTTTGTTGCGCCCACACCGGAAGCAGAGTGGATACGCCTTGCGGGGCTTCGCAGGAAAGGAGGGGCTTCGCGATATCTGCATGCTAAAGCCTTGCAACATcggcaacaccagcaacagtGGCAACAGTGGCACAGGCAACATGATCAGAGCAATTTGGCGGAAGGGGGTTGTCAGATTGCCGGCTATCGGACTATCATCGGGGCTATCGGTCTGCTATATTCAGCGAGGCCCAAAGACGGTTATAATTGGCCCAAGGCAGCAACAATTTATCAACGCCGATTGCCATTTGTGTTGACAACTAACATTGTGGACACTGTGGACACTCGAACAGTGGATATCAGGAAAGGAATGGGGCACGAGTAACTAGTATGTAGTACTCCCTGGCTTCACTCAATCTGTAGTTGGCATGAAGCGTGTTGATTTCGCACTTTACAGCTTGTAAAACCAGCAAAGGCAGTGACTACTAGCCACATACTACTACTAGCCACGctatgaaattatttatttaataatcgAACGGCGAGtcatggcaaatggaaatggaaatggaaatggtcaGCAATTGTCGTTAGTTGCAACTATATAGGTTTGCAGTCGCTAATTGTGCACGAAAACGCCGCAACATCACAGAATTTATTACGTTTCAATTATGTACATGGGCAAATGGGCAAATACGTTGCTTACTGCCAATTGGCAACGCATAAATCTCGAAAGCATTCACTCTCTCTCTTCTCCCTCGCTGAAAACTTGGCCCGGCTGTCAAATTAGcacgccagcagcagcaacttggcCATTAGCAATTGCCAACTCTGAGCTGGCTAATCAGCTGCCCGCTCCAAAAAGCGATCTGCTGTGGCTCTTCGTTGTTGCCTGTTTTCTGGTTGCCACAGCAGCCACACGTTGCATATAGGCTGTGGTATGTGCTGCCAATTGCAACATCGTGGAATGTGGCAGCAGCGATTTATCCAAGTGGTCTAATTAGTTCTTATCAGCTGCTAATCTTATTCCATATATTTCTAGTAGTTCTTATCAGCAACTAATATTTTTCTAGTATATCTACATTTGTATTATCCACTTATTGTTGCATGGGTATTTAACAATAAGGATGCATAGACAGCACTTGCAACACCTCAATTTCAATGATCTATACCACCAGTACTAGTTCTAAAGTAGAACTCTTGTTGCAAACGCTTTTCCTGGGAGTCCAAATTAAGTTGAACAAATGGAGGGTTGCTTTCGGGTTGCGTATTTCATATTCAGCCAGAAGCGGCAGGCAACTTAAGCTGCCCCACCGCCAACATGCAACTTGTGtggtctgctgctgctcctgcggcttttgctgttgttgctgttgttgttgttgctgttgatgctgcccCCTTGCAGTTGCAACTTTTGTCGTTGTCCGTGCATAAATCGTGTGAAATATCGCATTTCGCGCATTTTCGCTTCGTGTTAACGAGTGTCACATACGCACACATGAAAAACAATCGCCTGCAACAAGCATTTATTTGTCTTTTTGCAGGcgaatgttgttgttgcctctgcagttgttgttgttgttgttgctgtttgttgttgctgttgctacttGGTCTGGCAAGtgcttgttgctgttgtcgctgGGTTTGCTCTGGGCATTTGCATATTGACAGCGTAGTGTGATAATGCTGTTGACATTGATATAGCTTCAAAAGTCTGGCTGCAGACTGTGGGACAGTCtatgttgctgccactgctgccccAACTATTGTTGCTAGTTGCTGGTTGCTGCAGCaactggtgctgctgctgctgctgcaacgccCACCAAACAATTGACAGTCAACAAGATGCCGGCGAGGCAGGCGAAAAAACTTACAGAAATAATGCTAAAACGAGCGCAGAATCTGATAAAGTTGCGGCTGTTGCGCATGCGCATGTTGCACGCCTACAAAATCATGTTGCACGTCAGTTGAGCGCGCTTTTTGCCctcaaaatatttgtgaagCCAActgtgtgagagtgtgtgtgctgtgctCATTTAAATTCTGCAATGATTTTTGCCAAGTACTTGGGCTTTTACTCCGTTCAAGGCCGCCTTTTCGAACCGCTTGTGTGGCATCCGGCTGCTCTGGTCTGTTCTGGTCTGGTCCATAAGCTATATGCTATATCCTCGATGCTGACACACGGCAGCCGAGAAGGCGGAGTCCACCAAGATCGGATTTCTAGTACTATGTAGTTGTAGTattatactatactatactactGCTGGGCGGCAATTGATTCTTAAAAAACGTTGACAACTTACATGTTGCAGCAACATGCTGCCGCCGCGTTGACAAATTGGCCGCATGTAGATGCAACATTGCAGCGGAAATTGGAAATTACCTGCAAAAGAATACTCTCGAAAAGCAGAGGCAAACGCCCACCAAAATACTGAGCTTGCGGGTAATCCACGCCAAAATGAAAGATGAAGTAAGGGAGCAGCCGAACACCCAACTAATAATCGCATAATACACGTACCAGGCTAATGATTAACCTGCATCATTATCGCTCCAAGATCTCAGATGCTTCgcttgtgtttttttttggtttggttttttgcccAACGAAAATTAGCTGCCGTATCTGCAGAAGCGCTTCCGAGTGGAGTTTGCAGTttggagcttggagcttggagTTTCGGGCTGCGTTCAGAGAGGCAGGACAACAAAGCATCCTGCACTTTTACTCGCCCCATTCAAGAAGCCAAACCGGGAGGATGATGGCCCCAAGGCAGAGACCTGCAATCTGGCTTTATTTTATGCGCGGAGCGCGCTTAAAAATGCAGTCAACGTCGCTCTGGATGGGGCAGACAGGAACCTGCCGCTTAGGCGAATGCCTCACGGGCCCCAAAAAGGCAAACGGCccgacaacagcagcaacatctactgcggcagcaacaaatggcattaaaatgaagaaaaaaaaaaaaaaaaaacatcactgCGGGGCGAGGGAAAATACACTGCATCCTCCCACTTTTTGCTGGTACGCGAATGTTGCCTCTAGATGGGCCTAttatgttgctgttgctgctgttgctgttgctgctgctctcgatgttgctgctgttcgCCAATCATTAAATGCGTTTTTCAAACCGCTGTTGATTTgggttatttttattttttgcgttttatgCGGGAGTTGCCGCTGcgatttatgatttatgaacCAGCAAATGAGTTTGCGAAAGGAgaactggcaactggcaactggcaacacGAGCAGACCGCGAATGTATATCAAATAAGTATACACCCACACTTCCGGCTGTAAATTGaattgggggcgtggccggtggAATGTTGCACCCCATGCTGCCAGCGGGGCATTCGTATAATTATGCGCATGTTGCATGCTGCTGTTCAGTCGatagttttggttttggccaacattGCGAGTGCCAGTGCCAAGAGAACGACAGCGACAACGACGACAAATCGCTGAAAGTTACAGTTTAAGTTGCTGCCAATCACCGCAACAGCAAGTGCAACTCCAAgttgcaagtgcaagtgcagcaactgcagctgcagcagcggtGGATAATCAGAATTCCAGCATTTTCACCTGTTGCTAAAGCTTGTGCAGCCTGACATGTGCCGCACATGCCGCGCTGCCATTTGTCTGCACTTTAATGATGCGCCACATctaactgcaactgcaacatcaacgacagcaacagcatctaCTGTCTGCACGCAGAAAAAATTGGATATTTTTCGATATAAATAGAAAGGAAAGGAAACTTTTTGGTAAACCAAAAATAGCATAGAGCAGAATTTTCCAGAGAATTTTCgcaattgaattttccatGCTTATGCTTCAGCTGCTAATCAATGCGAACTTCTGGCATGCATTGGCATAATTAGCGATTGTGGGTCATGAATTTGAATTCAACAATGTAAACAATGTGTTCATGTAACTGATAAATAGGTGCAGAGGCGAAAAACAAGTGGCAGTATCGAACATAGAGCAACATGCCACCCAATGGCAAAGACACCACCGGAGTGCTATACGAATCAGATGTGGAGACGTTGGACGGCGGATTGTCCACGGATCTTGGCAATTTAAAGACCACCGATGGCAGGAAACTGGAGTTGGTTTGGTTCAACATAGTGCTCTTCGTGATCCTTCACATATCCTCGCTATATGGAGTGTGGCTGCTCCTCACGGCAGCCACGTGGGCGACTTGCCTGCTCTTTGTGCCCATCGTGGTGGTGACCATTTTGGGCATTTCCGGCGGTGCCCATCGCTTGTGGGCACATCGCACCTTCAAGGCGAACACACGACTGAAGCTGATCTTCTTGTTCCTGAACACGTTCGCCTTCCAGGATGCGGTCTACTACTGGGCCCGCGATCATCGCGTGCACCACAAGTACACGGAAACGGATGCGGATCCGTACAACTCGCAACGCGGCTGGTTCTTTGCCCACATGGGATGGCTGTGCTGTCGCAAGCATCCGGATGTTGTGGCCAAGGGCAAGCTCATAGATCTATCCGATCTGGAGGCCGATCCACTGATCATGTTCCAGAAGAAGTACTACCTGCTCCTGATGCCCATCATTGCCTTCCTCCTGCCCACCGTGGTGCCCATGTACCTGTGGGGCGAGTCCTTGAATGTGTCCTGGCACGTAATGGCCCTGCTCCGTTGGTGCGTTAGTTTGAATTTCATCTGGGCGGTGAATAGCTCTGCCCACATGCACGGCATGAGGCCCTACGAGGCCCGGTGGATCAGAGCTTCCTCATATTCTTCCACGTGGGCGAGGGATACCACAACTACCATCATGTCTTTCCCTGGGACTACAAGAGCGCTGAGCTGGGCATGTATTCGCAGGATGTGACCACCAAGCTCATTGATTTTATGGCCTACTTGGGTTGGGCCTACGATCTCAAGAGTGTGTCCCTCGATTTGGTGAAACAGCGTGCCCAGCGCACCGGCGATGGATCACATCCTGTTTGGGGATGGGGCGACAAGGATCAGCGAGAGGAGGACGTGGACGTGACCACCATTAGCCACCAGCGAAAGGAATAGATGGACTTCCTAAGGGCATTTTCTTGACACCTAGGGCATCAGGCATAATGAAAACAATGGGTTGCGTTTCATTTGAATTTCGAATTACGAATTGAATTGTTGCTCCAGTTTTTCAACTCTGATATTGTTTTTCTGACTTGGTTTTTCAATCAAATACTGCTGTGTTCTTAGTGCTTAAAAGTACTAAGCGCACTACTAATATACAGTTCagtaaaaaaaacagtttctggcgaaataaataagataaatttctttaaaagaAACTGTATGAGTACAAGGTCCAACTGAAACGAAACGCAAACCAACGAGCGACTACTTATGATATAGCAAACTAGCGAATGgaaagtaaaataaacaaatctgCTTAGTTGACTTCTGGCCCCACGGGAATGCTCACTTTTCTCCTGGGCGACggcacatttgcattttcgattCGGCACCGGAAAGATTGGAGGAGTTGGTGGCTCACAGCGGGCAGTTGGCCCCACACAATGCCAATGGGGATTGAGAGAGGCTGGTGAGGATTGAGAGGTGGGCAGACTTAACTAGAAACTGTAGATTGTCCGCCGTCCCAAGGCCGGTTGAATTTATGGCCAGGTGCCAATTGAGGTGGGGGCCCATTGAAAAATGCCCCCATACTGGCCACACTAATTAGTTTGCCCAAGATCCCGAGGCGGTTGCATAATTTAGGTAGCGAATTCCTGGGCCAGGCCTAAAACGCCCACACATCACAGAGGGAACTGGATCTTTCCTGGAAATGATAGCCGCTTAGGGCCATGCTAATACCTCCACCCTTCCTGGAAGCTGCCATCCTGCCCTGGCACTCCACAACCCAGCTCCACATCCCAGCTCCAGAGATCGTAACCCGAGGTGGATCTGCTGTGATccacatttgcataattgcagACCAAAGTCGGCGCTGACTTTCCGTctgattaataatattaataattcgCCTAAAAGTGATTTCATTTTTCTGAAATGGGCAATAAGAAGAGGAGACGTTTAGACCAGAAGCTCTCCTTACACCAGAGACTCCTGGGCGGTGTCCAAAACAGTTTCGGGTAAGTCAACTCCGGCATGAGTGATTGCCCTCGTAATTGGAAATCTTTTGTAGATCACCGCTGGCCAATGAGGCGCGTTTGTCCTCGAATAGGGTTAATGGAATGTCGTAAGTAGATCTCTTTGCTATTAAAGTATCCTTATACCTTGAGAGTTTTCACACAGCGACTTGGAAGCCTTCATCAATGTGCTGAAATGTGGCTTTGGTACTGGCTGCCTGGCTATGCCACATGCTTTTCTGTATTcgggttggttggttggtctTATAGGCACCTTTGCCCTGAGCTCCTTCATGCTCTATGCCATGCATATACTGGTATAAGTTCCTAACTTAGCTACTTACTTTTTagtcataaatatatttttgtagcTTCATCACATCAATAACTTGGGCATCCAACACAAAATGCCCATGATCAGCTATCGAAAGGCAGTGGAACTTGCTATCATGAAAGGACCTCGCAAGTTTCACTTCCTGAGCAAGCCCTTTGGGTTGGTTCCAATCagttattacattttatatgttACCTAAACTATATCCCTAAGTTATTTAGTGGATGTCCTGCTGTGTGCCTATCACTTCGGTGTGGACTGCGTCTACGTGGTTTTCATAGCCAAGAGTTTGAAGCATCTGGGGGATATGTACTTGTGGTTCTGGGATGAGAGGCTTTACATGGCCTTGATAGCTTCGCCGCTGATTCTAACATTCCTAATTCGCGATCTCAAAAGCCTTGTGCCGTTTGCTATAATATCCAACATCCTTCTTCTAACAGGTGGGTTTTATCCTTAATGTCCTAGTTATTCATCAAACTTATTTTACTGACACTGTAGGCTATGGCGTGATTTTGAAATACCTATTCCGAGATCTCCCTGAGTTCGAACCACTTCACGCCATTCAGCCGCTGAGAAACTTTCCCATCTTTTTTGGCACTGTACTTTTTTCCATTGAATCTCTTGGTGTGGTGggtttttttacttttaagaTCTATTTCTATCTTTGGATCATTTGAATATAATTCTTTGCAGATCCTTTCGCTCAGTCGAAGTATGCGAAAACCGGAGAACTTGATGGGCACCTGTGGCATCCTGAATCAAGGCATGATCGTGGTGATCAGCTTCTATGCGATCTTTGGCTTCATTGGCTATTGGCGATATGGCCAAAATACAGCCAACTCCATACTGCAGAATTTGCCCCAAGAAGAATTGTGGGTATTTATAAtctacaatatttttagttgatgAACTAGCAactcttccttttttttgtaagcCTGTCACAATTGGTGACTGGCATGTTTGCCCTGGCCATATTTTTCAGTTATGCCCTGCAAGGATACGTAACTGTGAGCATTATCTGGCGCAATTACTTGGAACCGGAACTGGAGGACACATACTCAAGGGCTGTAGAGTTCCTGCTGAGAATCGCGTTGGTCATCGCCTCCGTGCTGGTGGCCATCCAGTATCCGGACTTTGGTCTGCTGCTCTCCTTTGTGGGCTCCTTTTGCCTGGCCCAACTGGGTCTGATCCTGCCGGGCATCGTGGACATCTGTCTGCGCTATGAGCAGGACTACGGCCCTGGAAGGATCTTTCTCCTGCGATCCTTGCTATTCATTTGCATGGGCTTGGCTGGCGGAGTGGCCGGTACAGTGGTATCCCTGCGAACGCTCTACGCTCGCTATCCGGTTGTAAGGAAAAAGGTATAGATACATTATATTTCCAGATACTAGCTATGCTTATTACTTAGTGCAGTTAAAagaatgtatataaataaaataatatttttggaTAATTTTATTAAGATTTATTAAAGCTCTTTAGTTCTTTAgaggtatgtatgtatataaagaaatGCCTTACCGAATATTCAGGTTTATTTTCTTCAGTTCTTTAGaggtatgtacatatatcataATTTATAGTCACTTTGTTTAGAACGTCATTTCTTTACGACATACACACAgcattcattttatttatatcataAAATTACAGACTTAACATTGAACATGGCCGAAAAAGGGTAATTACCATTAAAGGATTCTCTTAACAATTGATCAACAAACTTTTCTTCCACAGAGGCTTTGATCCTTATGAACATCGAAGTGTGGAGAAGCCTATATCGTAAGTCCTAGCTAATAATCCTAACTAAAAATCCTAACTAAAAATCCTAACTAAAAATCCTAACTAAAAATCCTAACTAAAAATCCTAACTAAAAATCCTAACTAAAATCCTAACTAAAAATCCTAACTAAAAATCCTAACTAAAATCCTAACTAAAAATCCTAACTAAAAATCCGAACTAAAAATCCTAACTAAAAATcctaaataaaaatcataactAAGAAACCTAGCTAAAAATCATTTGAAGCTcaattcttatattttttcttcAGTGACTTGGGTGCCTTTTTTTCACTTCTGAAATGCGTGGTGGGCACAGGAGTTTTGGCCATTCCATTGTCCTTCAATTACGCTGGCATGATCAATGGCGTTGTCCTGCTAGTTTTGTGCTGCTTTATGCTCATTCACGGCATGCAGATGTTGGTGAGTTTTGGAAGGTAATCGTtgaacaaattatatttttcggTGCTTTCATGCTTGAAGATTATTTGCATGATAGAGTGCTCGCGTCGATTGCAAATTGGCTATGCCACTTACCCCGTCGCAATGGAATACTCATTTAACCAGGGACCCAAGTTCTTTAAGTACTTGGCAAAGGCCGGTGGATATTTGGTCGATGGAGTCTTGGCCTTATCACAGGCCGGTGTCTGTGTCGTGTACAATGTCTTTGTGGCTGCCACCTTCAAGCAACTGGTCGATTTTTACTGGGGAACGGCAGACATGAGAATCTATATAGCCGTGGTCGGAATCTGCCTTATACCCCCGTTCCTGATACGCCGACTAAAGTACCTAGTGCCATTC from Drosophila yakuba strain Tai18E2 chromosome 3L, Prin_Dyak_Tai18E2_2.1, whole genome shotgun sequence carries:
- the LOC6533641 gene encoding LOW QUALITY PROTEIN: acyl-CoA Delta-9 desaturase (The sequence of the model RefSeq protein was modified relative to this genomic sequence to represent the inferred CDS: inserted 1 base in 1 codon); the protein is MPPNGKDTTGVLYESDVETLDGGLSTDLGNLKTTDGRKLELVWFNIVLFVILHISSLYGVWLLLTAATWATCLLFVPIVVVTILGISGGAHRLWAHRTFKANTRLKLIFLFLNTFAFQDAVYYWARDHRVHHKYTETDADPYNSQRGWFFAHMGWLCCRKHPDVVAKGKLIDLSDLEADPLIMFQKKYYLLLMPIIAFLLPTVVPMYLWGESLNVSWHVMALLRWCVSLNFIWAVNSSAHMHGMRPYEXPVDQSFLIFFHVGEGYHNYHHVFPWDYKSAELGMYSQDVTTKLIDFMAYLGWAYDLKSVSLDLVKQRAQRTGDGSHPVWGWGDKDQREEDVDVTTISHQRKE
- the LOC6533642 gene encoding proton-coupled amino acid transporter-like protein CG1139 yields the protein MGNKKRRRLDQKLSLHQRLLGGVQNSFGSPLANEARLSSNRVNGMSDLEAFINVLKCGFGTGCLAMPHAFLYSGWLVGLIGTFALSSFMLYAMHILLHHINNLGIQHKMPMISYRKAVELAIMKGPRKFHFLSKPFGYLVDVLLCAYHFGVDCVYVVFIAKSLKHLGDMYLWFWDERLYMALIASPLILTFLIRDLKSLVPFAIISNILLLTGYGVILKYLFRDLPEFEPLHAIQPLRNFPIFFGTVLFSIESLGVILSLSRSMRKPENLMGTCGILNQGMIVVISFYAIFGFIGYWRYGQNTANSILQNLPQEEFLSQLVTGMFALAIFFSYALQGYVTVSIIWRNYLEPELEDTYSRAVEFLLRIALVIASVLVAIQYPDFGLLLSFVGSFCLAQLGLILPGIVDICLRYEQDYGPGRIFLLRSLLFICMGLAGGVAGTVVSLRTLYARYPVVRKKV